A segment of the Leptospira barantonii genome:
ATGCTAAGAGGAAAAGCCAAAAGGGTCTGTTTTCGATTTTCATAAAAGTAATTTCAAAATTTTGAATATTCTTTTACGATTCTATGAACAAAATATTACAATCGAAGAACAATTGTATAAGAAGAAAAACTTTTAGAAATGGTCAGGTTTTATCCGAACTTTTTGATACTGCGAGATTGTATGTAAAAACGGTTCTTGGATGAATCGGTTTTCCCGATGTGATCAAATCTTCCATCGTATTTTTTGCCTTACAGAGAACGCCGAGATAAATATTTTTTCGCGCTTGTTCTCTCCAGTCCGCATAAAGCGGATTTTTTTCCGCATATTCCGATCCTAAAAAGTCGGCCGCGTATAAGATAAGATCCAAAGGTCCGGGTGTTTCCGCTCCGAGTGTATGATTTCGAACCGCGGACAATACGTTTTCGTGTTCGAGTTTATATTCGGATCTGAGATAGATCGCGGCGGAATACGCGTGCCAAGCCGCCGAAGGAAGTTTTTCCAGATCGTGTTGACCCGATTCTTTGAATAACATTAAGTGAAATTCCGACGTCTTTTGTTTTGTGATGTCGTGAACGATTCCCGCGAGATACGCGAGTTCCGCTTCGTCTTTGGAATGGATGAGCGCGAGTTCTTTGGCGATTTCGGCGACTCGAAGAGAATGTTCCCAACGAGTGATCGTAATTTCATTGGGAACGATCTTTTTGAATTCTCGGGTTTTTGTTTCCAGCTCTTTCGGAGTCATAGTTTTCCTAATACATCTAACTTTCGCAAAGGATCGACGATGTCCAGAAAGTTTCGATCGGATTCAATTCTTCCCATTCTGAAGAAAGTTTTGTATTCTTTGGGAAACATTCTCTCGAATATCCTTATAAAAAATTCCGTAATCAAGAACGTGATAATTTTGTCCGACCCATCTTGAGAATCCCGGCGCCTGGGGTTCCGAAATTCGAAGTACACCGGATACACACTGCGCACTGCATAGTTTCGGACGGATCGTTTTGAACTTTCCGTTAACTCCGCCTAAATGTTGTTCTGCGCTTGCAATCAGTTCGTCGTCTTTCCAACTGATCGGATTGACGCATACGACCGGTCCTAGGGGGTCATGTACCATTTTTGGAATTTCGGCCTTTTCACCGAAGGTTCTCCAGCTAATCACACAACCGGTTTGTGTCGATGATTTACAAACAGGAATCGTTTTGTAGAAGTTTACGGGAACCGCGCCTCCGATCAAATAAGCGGCGATCATCTTTCCGGAAAGGGGAGAATCGTCGATTCTATCCTTCAATAAGCGAATCGCGTGGTGCGTTCCCTGGCTATGGGACGCTATGATGAAAGGTCTTCCTCCGTTCCATTGTTTCATGTAGTAGTCGAAGGATTTAAGTATATCTTGATATGCTAAATCTAAAGAAAGTTTTCCGTTCGATTTATCCAGAAAAGAATAAAGAGTTGCCTGTCTGTAACGAGGAGCGTAAATCTTCGCGCAACAGTTGAATGCGCTCGCTTGTTGTTTGATGGTACCGTCATCGGTTCGGTTGTTTACTTTTTCGTTTAAAAGCTCCGCGTTCCATTCTCTCCCGTAAAACGTGGTGGGATGGACGAAGAATACGTCGACCAAGGCCTTGTCTTGTTCGTCTTTTAGATTCGATTCCAAAGGGACTTGATCCGCGTCGTCTTTCTTTTGAGGAAGAGCGGCCCAGGAATTCTGATCGGCGTAATTCGGTTCTTGAGGAGGTTTGAATTCTTCGAAATTTCCGGAAGGACGGATCAGCCAAAGACAGGAAACATAAAACGGTAAACATAAGATCGGAATGAGACGAATTGTTAAACGCATGATCGTAAGTCCTTTTAATTCAATTCGATAAAATGAGAATTCTGGATTCTTTCTTTAGTATCCTTGCCCGATTCAAAATGTCAATGCGGTTTGTTATGGATAAGCTTTTTCGTTTCGATGGTTGACAGAGACTCTTTCGATTTTAAGATCGGCCTTATGAAAATCACAGAAGACGTTTTTAAAAACGCGCTTTCGCACTTTCCCTCCGGTGTAACGGTCATCACGTATTCTCATCTCGGAAAAAATAGCGGCCTTACCGTGAGTAGTTTTAGTTCTCTTTCTCTCAATCCTCCCTTGGTCCTTTTTTGTCTTCAAAAGAACATAACGAGTCACGATCCGATTCGGAGTTCCGGAAAATTCGTAGTGAACATTTTGGCGCAGGGTCAGGATTCCATTTCGAATCAATTCGCTTCGGGTAAAACCGATAAACACGTTCTGATCGATGAACTCGGTTCTAAAACGGGAGAACTTGGCGTTCCGATTCTTCCGGGTACACTTTCGCATATCGAATGTGAAGTGGACCAGTTTGTGGACGGGGGAGATCATTCGATCGTAATCGGACGCGTGGTTTCGGCGGGCGCGGAAGATAGTTTAAGGCCGTTGTTGTATTATAGAAGAGGTTATTACTCGATCTAAAAGATTCAAAAAGTTTTTGATTCGTTAAAACGACATGGATCTTCGCTCTTCACGTTGAAGAATAGGAATATAAGAATAGTTCAATGTTCTTTTTCGCTTTTTAGGATCGCGGATTTTTTCGAAGGAATCCGCGAGCGTTGCGATTTTTTTGGCGCGATGCGATTGGACTCACGTATGTAAACGTAGAGCTTATTGCCGACAAGGGAAACTCGTCGGAAGATTATGGGGTCCATACATCAGAATGCGTGCCGCGTTAGGAATATTCCTTTTTGTCGTTATTGTTTGTTGCGGTCGGATCTCTTCGGCTCGGGATCAAATTTCAAATTTTTTACAACCGATTTTAAATTCTTCTTCCGCATCTCCCGTCCGATCGGATTTAAAAGAAATCTGCGATTTGTCGCCCCTTGAAATCGGAGACGGCGAATGGATGACAAACTCCGAGCGAACGGAGGTCCGACCTATGCTTCTGGATTTTCTCTGGAAACATTGCTGGGATCGGTTCCATTCTCCATAAGAACTGAAAATGTAGGAACTCCTTCGATTCTTACGGGCGAGTTCGCCTCAAAACGCGGGAACTCTTCTTATTCGTTTCGAGAATTGCCAGGTCGGAACTACAATCACCCGAATTTTACGGGAATATTTGATTTTCAGAGCGCGACTTGGAAAAAATACTGACAATCGATGGAAAAAGAAGCCGTCTCCCTACAAGACGCCCTGGAACACGGGCTTACCTCAGAAGAATTTCAGAAGATCCAGGAAATCCTGGGCAGAATCCCGAACTCGACCGAACTCGGAATTTTTTCCGCGATGTGGTCGGAACATTGTTCTTATAAAAACTCGATTCTAAAATTAAAAACTCTTCCGACATCTTCGGATAAACTGCTTGCAAAAGCGGGCGAAGAGAACGCGGGCGCGATGGATATCGGCGACGGTCTCGCGGTCGTTTTTAAAATCGAAAGTCACAACCACCCGACAGCGGTGGAACCGTATCAAGGAGCGGCCACGGGTGTCGGTGGAATTATGAGAGATATCTTTACGATGGGCGCGCGTCCGATCGTATCTCTCAATTCTCTTCGATTCGGAAATCCCGACGAACCAAGAAATAAATATCTTCTTTCCA
Coding sequences within it:
- the yqeK gene encoding bis(5'-nucleosyl)-tetraphosphatase (symmetrical) YqeK; translated protein: MTPKELETKTREFKKIVPNEITITRWEHSLRVAEIAKELALIHSKDEAELAYLAGIVHDITKQKTSEFHLMLFKESGQHDLEKLPSAAWHAYSAAIYLRSEYKLEHENVLSAVRNHTLGAETPGPLDLILYAADFLGSEYAEKNPLYADWREQARKNIYLGVLCKAKNTMEDLITSGKPIHPRTVFTYNLAVSKSSDKT
- a CDS encoding DUF3089 domain-containing protein, with the protein product MRLTIRLIPILCLPFYVSCLWLIRPSGNFEEFKPPQEPNYADQNSWAALPQKKDDADQVPLESNLKDEQDKALVDVFFVHPTTFYGREWNAELLNEKVNNRTDDGTIKQQASAFNCCAKIYAPRYRQATLYSFLDKSNGKLSLDLAYQDILKSFDYYMKQWNGGRPFIIASHSQGTHHAIRLLKDRIDDSPLSGKMIAAYLIGGAVPVNFYKTIPVCKSSTQTGCVISWRTFGEKAEIPKMVHDPLGPVVCVNPISWKDDELIASAEQHLGGVNGKFKTIRPKLCSAQCVSGVLRISEPQAPGFSRWVGQNYHVLDYGIFYKDIRENVSQRIQNFLQNGKN
- a CDS encoding flavin reductase family protein — its product is MKITEDVFKNALSHFPSGVTVITYSHLGKNSGLTVSSFSSLSLNPPLVLFCLQKNITSHDPIRSSGKFVVNILAQGQDSISNQFASGKTDKHVLIDELGSKTGELGVPILPGTLSHIECEVDQFVDGGDHSIVIGRVVSAGAEDSLRPLLYYRRGYYSI